Proteins encoded together in one Marispirochaeta sp. window:
- a CDS encoding diaminopimelate decarboxylase, whose translation MTNQSVPFTKEQIDRIIDTYPTPFHIYDEKAIRENARRLYKTFDWVPGGFKNYFAVKALPNPRIIKILKEEGMGTDCSSLPELIISEMAGISGEDVMFTSNDTPAVEYVKAKELGAVINLDDISHIEYLQENAGIPELICFRYNPGELKSGNDIIGKPTEAKYGFTREQLFEGYKKVRDLGAKRFALHTMVASNELNPDYFIETAGLLFDTAVELKGKLGIELEFVNLGGGIGIPYRPEEKAVDLEYVSAGIKDRYEKTILPAGLDGMRIVMECGRMVTGPYGWLITRVLHRKETYKTFIGLDSSMANLMRPALYGAYHHISVLGKEDDPATLTADITGSLCENNDKFAIDRRIPEVEIGDILAIHNTGAHGHAMGFNYNAKLRSAELLLKKDGSVELIRRAETVEDYLATLRL comes from the coding sequence ATGACTAATCAGAGTGTACCTTTTACAAAAGAACAGATTGACAGAATTATCGATACCTACCCCACCCCTTTCCATATCTACGACGAAAAGGCCATTCGGGAGAACGCCCGCAGGCTGTACAAGACCTTTGACTGGGTTCCCGGGGGATTCAAGAACTACTTTGCCGTCAAAGCGCTGCCGAATCCCCGGATCATAAAGATCCTTAAGGAAGAGGGCATGGGGACCGACTGTTCATCCCTGCCGGAGCTGATTATCTCCGAGATGGCGGGAATCAGCGGCGAGGATGTCATGTTTACCTCCAACGACACCCCGGCTGTGGAATACGTCAAGGCAAAGGAACTGGGAGCGGTAATAAACCTGGACGATATCTCCCACATCGAGTATCTGCAGGAAAACGCCGGAATCCCGGAGCTGATCTGCTTCCGCTATAACCCGGGAGAACTCAAAAGCGGAAACGACATTATCGGCAAGCCCACGGAGGCTAAATACGGTTTTACCAGGGAGCAGCTCTTTGAAGGCTATAAAAAGGTCCGGGACCTGGGGGCAAAGCGCTTCGCCCTGCACACTATGGTTGCCTCCAACGAACTGAATCCCGATTACTTTATCGAGACCGCTGGTCTGCTTTTCGACACAGCCGTGGAACTGAAAGGGAAGCTGGGAATCGAGCTGGAGTTCGTCAATCTCGGGGGCGGCATCGGCATCCCCTACCGTCCGGAAGAAAAAGCAGTGGACCTGGAATACGTATCGGCGGGCATAAAAGATCGCTATGAAAAGACCATTCTTCCCGCGGGACTTGATGGTATGCGCATTGTCATGGAATGCGGCCGCATGGTAACCGGTCCCTACGGCTGGCTTATTACCAGGGTGCTGCACCGCAAAGAGACCTACAAGACCTTTATTGGTCTTGATTCCTCAATGGCCAACCTGATGCGGCCGGCCCTCTACGGTGCCTATCACCATATCAGCGTGCTGGGGAAGGAAGATGATCCGGCGACTCTTACCGCGGATATTACCGGCAGTCTCTGCGAAAACAACGACAAGTTCGCCATAGACCGGAGAATCCCCGAGGTGGAAATCGGAGACATCCTGGCCATCCACAACACCGGGGCTCACGGTCACGCCATGGGTTTCAACTATAACGCCAAGCTGCGTTCGGCGGAACTCCTTTTAAAAAAAGACGGATCCGTCGAATTAATCCGCCGGGCCGAAACGGTGGAGGATTACCTGGCTACCCTGCGTCTGTAA
- a CDS encoding DMT family transporter, protein MKTNVQTSLPYLALTGAVLLWAGSFIAMRIAVAAIPPGLVVWLRMAITLLILLPFYRIFISPDFRFGDLYYLVPMVLLQPCLYFLCESTALTLTTASQAGIISSIVPILVALGAMLFLKEPMSPRQWFALALSVAGVVGLTLGGNETSAGSAVNPLMGNTLEFLAMVMAAGNFILIKHLSGRYSTWSLTAYQILAGFFFFLPAAARLPALPVSVWTGPVLVSVLFLGVFVTFGGFGLYNYGQKNVPAARASLFINLIPVVTAFLGWMILAESLSPVQMISGVVVISAVRIGSNPRLKPKPAAA, encoded by the coding sequence ATGAAAACAAACGTACAAACATCCCTGCCCTACCTGGCCCTTACGGGGGCAGTGCTGCTGTGGGCAGGCTCCTTTATCGCAATGCGCATCGCCGTGGCGGCGATACCTCCCGGGCTGGTTGTATGGCTGAGAATGGCGATTACCCTGCTCATTCTTCTCCCGTTTTACCGCATCTTTATAAGTCCGGATTTCCGCTTCGGGGACCTGTACTACCTTGTTCCCATGGTACTGCTGCAGCCCTGCCTCTATTTTCTGTGCGAGTCAACCGCCCTTACCCTGACTACTGCCAGCCAGGCAGGGATAATCTCTTCCATTGTGCCGATTCTGGTGGCCCTTGGGGCCATGCTCTTTCTCAAGGAACCCATGAGCCCGCGGCAGTGGTTCGCCCTGGCTTTGAGCGTTGCCGGAGTTGTGGGGCTTACCCTGGGGGGTAATGAAACTTCAGCCGGTTCAGCGGTGAATCCTCTTATGGGAAACACCCTTGAGTTCCTTGCCATGGTTATGGCGGCGGGGAATTTCATACTTATAAAACACCTGTCCGGCAGATACAGCACCTGGTCCCTGACGGCGTATCAGATTCTGGCGGGCTTCTTCTTTTTTCTGCCCGCCGCGGCCAGACTGCCGGCCCTGCCGGTAAGCGTCTGGACCGGACCAGTGCTGGTATCGGTACTCTTCCTGGGGGTCTTCGTTACCTTCGGCGGTTTTGGTCTCTATAACTACGGCCAGAAGAATGTGCCGGCGGCCAGGGCATCCCTGTTTATTAACCTTATTCCCGTGGTTACAGCTTTTCTCGGCTGGATGATCCTTGCTGAATCACTTTCCCCGGTCCAGATGATCAGCGGAGTGGTGGTAATCAGCGCGGTCAGAATAGGGTCGAACCCGCGGCTCAAGCCCAAACCGGCGGCCGCTTGA